The following proteins come from a genomic window of Nicotiana tomentosiformis chromosome 12, ASM39032v3, whole genome shotgun sequence:
- the LOC138902385 gene encoding uncharacterized protein gives MVGLDQSSSHVPTVHVVPIIPTSTIFPSPKIIARAPELPAKNTFKSTKVRATPRKSVKKVTDAATQGDTVSKEYVVHGELVKVTTDQVQHPPSKLDVLVSAINVTPPNTLPPTSEKLPVKKFTVEKGVGDLGKEVDTTAMEPVVEGRGESTEPVQKEAFDGLSFSWTKGEENDGGEKEEEALKSHEEHDAQNIANEEEKSENEGASGNEKESDTKDKTGEHANDSTEEENQSAEEDVSEREGEVQEKVSGSEGGDEESEEEEGDASEESEESMTIGNNVIALQKKLVKRQGLKNLGLC, from the coding sequence ATGGTTGGGCTTGATCAATCATCATCCCATGTTCCTACTGTTCATGTTGTTCCCATAATTCCCACATCTACTATATTCCCTTCTCCAAAAATAATTGCCCGTGCACCTGAGCTTCCTGCGAAAAATACCTTTAAGTCAACAAAGGTCAGAGCCACTCCAAGAAAATCTGTCAAGAAAGTGACTGATGCTGCTACGCAAGGTGACACTGTATCCAAGGAATATGTGGTTCATGGGGAATTAGTGAAAGTTACTACTGATCAGGTACAACATCCTCCTTCCAAATTAGATGTTTTGGTGTCTGCTATAAATGTTACACCCCCAAATACTCTCCCACCCACGAGTGAGAAGCTACCAGTAAAGAAATTCACTGTAGAAAAAGGTGTAGGGGATCTGGGGAAAGAGGTCGATACAACGGCTATGGAGCCTGTGGTTGAGGGGAGGGGGGAAAGTACAGAACCTGTGCAAAAGGAGGCTTTTGATGGTCTTTCCTTTAGTTGGACCAAGGGTGAGGAAAATGATGggggtgaaaaagaagaagaagctttAAAGAGTCATGAGGAACATGATGCTCAAAACATAGccaatgaagaagaaaaaagtgAGAATGAGGGAGCATCTGGAAATGAGAAGGAGAGTGATACAAAGGATAAGACAGGTGAACATGCTAATGATTCTAcagaagaagaaaatcaaagtGCAGAAGAGGATGTTTCTGAAAGAGAGGGTGAGGTTCAAGAAAAGGTAAGTGGGAGTGAAGGGGGTGATGAAGAGAGTGAGGAAGAAGAGGGGGATGCGAGTGAGGAATCTGAAGAATCCATGACAATTGGAAACAATGTCATAGCCCTTCAGAAGAAATTGGTGAAGAGACAAGGGCTAAAGAACCTGGGTCTTTGTTGA
- the LOC138902384 gene encoding uncharacterized protein codes for MTSKELDTGVTNPPREIAESESELKEEVYRLKHQMTEMYQAWVRGHPPPSFPANYPENPAFIPPLSQAQDPITIDLSPQHAPGFTPYRHYPGTSSQTFHAPPAKTTAYPALTSAPIFVAPPRATLHRSSSEPAFQAPDTQYYVPEPTFKVADPYSHAPHFEPLVETEKPSRNVEQDEMFRKVKSLEQSLKNMQGIGSQMPKFDPYDGHGDPVAHLRGFCSNMRGAGGKDELLMAYFSQSLSGAALEWYTRQDTSRWYTWDDLAQAFARHFQYNIHIIPDHLSLTKVEKRPNESFREYGFRWREQVARVYPPMEEDEMVEYFLQALEPTYFGHLISAIGKSFNDMLKGVSEKPITLNVKPSVLVMKGPPVDVEANQKKQKVIMPGVPGKPVIIVEGARVTPVIIKPVTQLPMVDTKAVPWNYKQVIVTYKGKEVEEEVNETGGLTRSGRCFTPEELRKTKPSKDGHIPVKKPVTEEEAEEFLKKMKMQDYSIVEQLRKTPAQISLLSLLIHSDEHRKALMKILNEAHVPDKITVNHLEKIANKIFEANRITFSDDELPIEGTEHNRAFYLTVKCEDSAISRVLVDNGSSANIFPLSTLQKLKIGTERIHINNVCIRGFDGGGKDSVGDIMLNLSIGPVEFTMEFQVLDVAVSYNLLLGRPWIHAAKAIPSSLHQMVKFEWDRQEIVVHGDENLSAYNDIIVPFIEVEDDKGPWVYQMFETVSVEKIPEGECTPGPKIPSASVMVANEMLKNGFLPGKGLGSSLQGIVHPVFPRESFGTFGLGFTLTGKDVRRAKSLKGKAWSLPKPVPHISKSFVKSGVAKRPISVVPKPVVDFDEDLIKRFQSLFDEGCNPDFS; via the exons atgactagcaaagaatTGGATACGGGTGTTACCAACCCGCCAAGGGAGATTGCAGAATCGgagtctgaattgaaagaggaggtctacaggttgaagcatcaaatgACAGAAATGTATCAAGCCTGGGTCAGGGGGCATCCTCCACCTTCATTCCCCGCTAACTACCCAGAAAATCCCGCTTTCATCCCACCACTGTCACAGGCCCAAGATCCCATTACCATTGATCTTTCCCCTCAGCATGCACCAGGCTTTACCCCTTATCGCCACTACCCTGGCACCTCATCCCAAACCTTTcatgctccaccagccaaaacaacTGCATACCCTGCTCTGACATCCGCTCCTATTTTCGTTGCCCCTCCGCGAGCTACCCTTCACagatcttctagtgaacccgcgttccaagctccagatacccaatattatgttccggaaccaactttcaaagtcGCGGATCCTTATTCCCATGCCCCTCACTTTGAACCTCTTGTCGAAActgagaaaccatcccggaaTGTGGAGCAGGACGAGATGTTTAGGAAAGTGAAGAGCCTAGAgcaatctttgaagaacatgcaagggataggaagccaa atgcccaagtttgacccgtacgatggacatggagatcctgtggcccatttgagaggcttCTGCAGCAATATGAGAGGCGCCGGTGGGAAAGATGAACTATTAATGGCATATTTCAGTCAGAGTCTGAGTGGGGCAGCTTTAGAGTGGTACACCCGCCAAGACactagcaggtggtacacatgggatgacttggctcaggcctttgctcggcactttcagtacaatatacACATTATCCCGGATCAcctatctttgaccaaggtagaaaagaggcccaatgaaagctttagggaatatggtttcagatggagagaacaagttGCACGAGTCTACCCTCCGatggaagaagatgagatggtcgagtactttcttcaagccctGGAGCCCacttactttggccatttgatctcagccataggtaagtccttcaacgatatg TTAAAAGGGGTGTCGGAGAAGCCAATCACGCTCAACGTGAAGCCATCTGTATTGGTTATGAAAGGGCCTCCGGTTGATGTTGAAGCGAACCAGAAAAAGCAAAAAGTGATCATGCCAGGGGTCCCGGGCAAgcctgtcataatcgtggaaggggctcgtgttacccccgttattattaagccagtgacccagttaccaatggttgacacaaaggccgtcccgtggaattacaaacaggtgatagtaacatacaaagggaaagaagtagaggaagaagttAATGAAACCGGAGGACTGACTCGTTCTGGGAGATGTTTTACCCCAGAAGAACTGAGGAAAACCAAGCCATCCAAGGACGGCCACATCCCAGTAAAAAAGCcggtcaccgaagaagaggctgaggaattcttgaaaaagatgaaaatgcaagactattccattgtagaacagttgaggaaaacaccagctcagatctctcttCTGTCGTTGCTGATACATTCCgatgaacaccgcaaagccctgatgaagattttgaacGAGGCTcatgttcctgataagatcacggtgaaccacttggaaaagattgctaacaagattttcGAAGCAAACAGGATCACTTTCTCGGATGATGAACTCCCTATAGAGGGTACAGAACACAATCGAGCTTTTTATCTCACAGTAAAGTGCGAGGATTCTGCTATCTCAAGGGTACTGGTGGATAACGGTTCTAGTGCAAATATTTTccctctgtccactttgcaaaagttgaagattgGCACTGAAAGGATCCACATTAATAATGTATGCATTCGAGGCTTCgatggaggagggaaagattctgtcggtgatataatgctcaatttgtcaatagggccagttgagttcactatggagttccaagtgctagatgtggCTGTCTCTTATAACTTGTTGTTGGGCAGGCCCTGGATCCATGCTGCCAAGGCAATCccgtcttctctgcatcaaatggtaaagttcgaatgggacaggcaggaaatagttgtgcacggtgatgagaacttatctgcttacaatgacataatcgttccatttattgaagtcgaagatgataaagggccttgggtTTACCAAATGTTTGAAACAGTGTCTGTCGAGAAAATTCCCGAAGGAGAATGCACTCCAGGTCCGAAGATACCATCCGCGTccgtcatggtagcaaatgaaatgttgaagaatggttttcTGCCGGGCAAAGGTCTAGGTTCATCTCTGCAGGGCATTGTGCATCCGGTGTTTCCACGTGAAAGTTTcggtacatttggtttgggattcacactcacaGGGAAGGACGTGAGAAGGGCTAAAAGTTTGAAAGGAAAGGCATGGTCACTCCCTAAACCTGTTCCACATATCTCCAAGTCTTTCGTCAAGTCAGGGGTCGCCAAACGCCCAATATCAGTGGTCCCAAAAcctgtggtcgactttgatgaagatctgatcaagaggttccagagtctgtttgatgag ggttgtaatccagatttttCTTAG